CAGTCCGCCGGAATATGCCAAAACCACTTTGTTGTATTGTTTCATTTTTTTTATTCTTCCTTTCAAGTTAAAAATCATTTTCTATTTATTATTATACAGTTTAAATTCAAATTGTCAAGGCTTTTTCCTGAGAAAATTGTATTTTTATGCATAATAACATGAATAATATGCATTTAAATTTACTGCTTGTGCATTTTTATGCAAATAATCATTCAGTTGCGTCTTTTTTTCTTTTGTGATAAAATAGTAATAATTTGGAACTTATTTTATTTCGTTTCGTCTAAATTAGAGTAATGAAAAAAATTTGGAGGTACATAAAAATGAAAAAGTTATTTGCTTTGTGTTTGGCAGCCGTTTTGCTGCTGTCGTTGAGCATCCCTTGTTTAGCGGCAGAAACCATGCTTGCCCGCGGGGAAATCCCGCCTTTAACAGTGAACAGCGTAGAGGCGGCGGGTTTAAAAACTTTGGGTATTTTAAAGGGAACGGATAGTGGTATGGAGTTAGATCGCAATGTAACCCGGGCGGAAGCGGTGATGTTGATTTGGCGAACCACAGGCACAGCGTTTAACGACATTGGCTATCTAGAGCCGTCTTTTTCCGACATTAGCGGCCACTGGGCGGAGGACGCAATTGAAAAGTTTTACCATGCTGGATTTGTAGACGGCACCAGTGAAACAACCTTTGAGCCGGACCGGTTTGTGACGGGTCAGGAGTTTGTGAAAATTCTGCTCACGGTGATGGGCTATGAGGGCGTAACGCTGGAAAACGCTTATGAAAAGGGCAAGGAAATAGACTTTTTATTAAACAACTTTACAAAAAGCGTGGTTTTTAACAACGAAACGCTTTTGCGCGGCGACACGGCCCGGCTGTGCTTCAATGCCCTTACAGCAAAATTGCCGGAGGGGAAAATGCTTTACAAAAAGCTCATTGAAAACGGGCTGTATGAAGAAAGTGATTTTGTAGGTGTGCTCCACGGCGGAAGCCCGGCGGCATATCAGGAAAATTTCGTGGATAAGCTAAACGCTCAAATGCCGAAGGACAAAAATTACATGTTTTCTCCCTTGTCAATTAAGATGGCTTTCGCTATGGCGGCAAACGGCGCAGGCGGAGAAACAAAATCGCAGATTTTAAACACCCTGGAAATTGATGACTTAAACGCTTATAACCAGAAATCAAAAGAACTGATTGCACACTACAATCAATCGGAGCTTTTAAAATTTAACGTGGCAAATTCTATTTGGATTAACAAAGACAGAATGTCCCTTGACTTTACCGAAACCTTTAAAAAAACGGTTCAGGAGTTTTATAACGCCGAGGCAAATTCGGTGACAAACGACACGGCGTTAGCGGCCATTAACGGCTGGGTGGACCAGCAGACCAACGGAAAAATTAAAGAGATTATTACAACGAACGAAATTGAAGCACTTTTGTTAAATGCAATTTATTTTAAAGGCACCTGGGAAAATGAATTTCATGAAAACGCTACGAAAAAAGATACATTTACCGACCGGAACGGACAGCAGTCCCAACTTGATTTTATGAACCGGACGGGCTATATGAAGTATTATAAAAACGATGATGTGGAGATTG
This Congzhengia minquanensis DNA region includes the following protein-coding sequences:
- a CDS encoding serpin family protein, producing MKKLFALCLAAVLLLSLSIPCLAAETMLARGEIPPLTVNSVEAAGLKTLGILKGTDSGMELDRNVTRAEAVMLIWRTTGTAFNDIGYLEPSFSDISGHWAEDAIEKFYHAGFVDGTSETTFEPDRFVTGQEFVKILLTVMGYEGVTLENAYEKGKEIDFLLNNFTKSVVFNNETLLRGDTARLCFNALTAKLPEGKMLYKKLIENGLYEESDFVGVLHGGSPAAYQENFVDKLNAQMPKDKNYMFSPLSIKMAFAMAANGAGGETKSQILNTLEIDDLNAYNQKSKELIAHYNQSELLKFNVANSIWINKDRMSLDFTETFKKTVQEFYNAEANSVTNDTALAAINGWVDQQTNGKIKEIITTNEIEALLLNAIYFKGTWENEFHENATKKDTFTDRNGQQSQLDFMNRTGYMKYYKNDDVEIVELPYKNSAAHLDENGEYTGVDRYDFDVSMYAVKGTYRDGILKDLAENEKLKSEFVALSIPKFKIEYETELNNCMQNLGIKDAFIYKTADFDPMIENGMGEYFIKDSLHKTYIEIDEKGTEAAAVTSIGMAGSSLPPQPIDVKFNEPFTFVIRDNISGEVLFLGEFSFAK